CGCGAGCTATCTCGGCTCGAACTACATTGTCGAGTCCTCGCGGGGGCACATCCGTGACCTGCCCCGCGCCGCCGCCGACGTGCCCGCCAAGTACAAGTCCGAGCCGTGGGCCCGCCTCGGGGTCAACGTGGACGCCGACTTCGAACCGCTCTACATCGTCAGCCCCGACAAGAAGTCCACCGTCAGCGAGCTCAAGAGCCTGCTCAAGGACGTCGACGAGCTCTATCTGGCGACGGACGGTGACCGCGAGGGTGAGGCCATCGCCTGGCACCTGCTCGAGACGCTCAAGCCCCGCATCCCGGTCAAGCGGATGGTGTTCCACGAGATCACCGAGCCGGCCATCCGGGCGGCCGCCGAGAACCCCCGGGAACTGGACATCGACCTCGTCGACGCCCAGGAGACCCGCCGCATTCTGGACCGGCTCTACGGCTACGAGGTCTCGCCCGTGCTGTGGAAGAAGGTCGCGCCGAAGCTGAGCGCCGGCCGGGTCCAGTCGGTCGCGACGCGGATCATCGTGCAGCGCGAACGCGAGCGGATGGCGTTCCGCAGCGCCGAGTACTGGGACATCGTCGCCGAGCTCGACGCCAGTGTTTCCGACCCCAATGCGCACCCGCCGGTGTTCAACGCCCGCCTGGTCAACGTCGACGGCCTGCGGGTGGCCACCGGCCGGGACTTCGACTCGGTGGGTGCGGTCAAGAAGCCCGCCGAGGTGGTGGTGCTCGACCAGGCCAGTACCGGTGCCCTGGTCGAGGGGCTCAGCGGCGCGCAGCTGTCGGTGTCCTCGGTGGAGCAGAAGCCGTACACCCGCCGGCCGTATCCGCCGTTCATGACCTCGACGCTGCAGCAGGAGGCGGGCCGCAAGCTGCGCTTCTCCTCCGAGCGCACCATGAGCATCGCGCAGCGGCTCTACGAAAACGGCTACATCACCTACATGCGTACCGACTCGACGACGTTGTCGGAGTCGGCCATCAACGCCGCGCGTAACCAGGCCCGGCAGCTCTACGGCGAGGACTACGTCCACCCGACGGCCCGGCAGTACACCCGCAAGGTCAAGAACGCGCAGGAGGCGCATGAGGCGATCCGCCCCGCCGGCGACACCTTCGCCACCCCCGACGCGGTGCGGCGCGAACTCGAATCCGACGAGTTCAGGCTCTACGAGCTGATCTGGCAGCGCACCGTGGCCTCGCAGATGGCCGACGCGCGCGGTACCACCCTGAGCCTGCGGATCACCGGTGAGGCCGCGGGTGCCGAGGGCCCGCGCACGGTGACCTTCGCCGCCAGCGGCCGCACCATCACGTTCGCGGGCTTCTTGAAGGCCTACGTGGAGACGGTCGACGAGCTCGCCGGCGGCGAGGCCGACGACGCCGAACGCCGGTTGCCGAACCTCACCCAGGGCCAGCAGGTCCGGGCCCGGCAGCTGACCCCGGACGGGCACGCCACCAATCCGCCCGCGCGCTACACCGAGGCCTCGCTGATCAAGGCGCTCGAAGAGTTGGGCATCGGTCGCCCGTCGACGTACTCGTCGATCATCAAGACCATCCAGGACCGCGGCTACGTCCACAAGAAGGGCAGCGCGCTGGTGCCGTCCTGGGTGGCGTTCGCGGTGATCGGTTTGTTGGAACAGCATTTCGCCCGCCTGGTGGACTACGACTTCACCGCCGCCATGGAGGACGAACTCGACGGGATCGCCGCCGGGTTGGAACAGCGCAGCAACTGGTTGTCCAACTTCTACTTCGGCGGCGAGCACGGCGTGGAGGGGTCGATCGCCCGTTCCGGCGGCCTCAAGCAGCTCGTCGGCGGCAACCTCGAGGGCATCGACGCCCGAGAAGTCAACTCCATCAAGCTGTTCGACGATGCCGAAGGCCGCGCGGTCAACGTCCGGGTCGGTCGCAACGGGCCCTATCTGGAGCGGATGATCGCCGATCCGGACAATCCGGGTGAGCTCAAGCCGCAGCGAGCCAACCTCAAGGACGAGCTGACCCCGGACGAGTTGACCCTCGAGCTGGCCGAAAAAGCCTTCGCCACCCCGCAAGAGGGGCGCTCATTGGGTGTCGACCCGGCGACCGGTCATGAAATCGTCGCCAAGGACGGACGTTTCGGCCCCTACGTCACCGAGGTGCTGCCGGAGCCGGAGAATCCGGACGACGGCAGCGCCGGTACGCCGGCCAAGAAGGGCAAGAAGCCCACCGGGCCCAAGCCGCGCACCGGTTCCCTGCTGCGCACCATGGATCTGGAGACGGTGACGCTCGAGGACGCGCTGAAGCTGCT
This DNA window, taken from Mycolicibacterium sp. MU0050, encodes the following:
- the topA gene encoding type I DNA topoisomerase produces the protein MADGNGSVRRLVIVESPTKARKIASYLGSNYIVESSRGHIRDLPRAAADVPAKYKSEPWARLGVNVDADFEPLYIVSPDKKSTVSELKSLLKDVDELYLATDGDREGEAIAWHLLETLKPRIPVKRMVFHEITEPAIRAAAENPRELDIDLVDAQETRRILDRLYGYEVSPVLWKKVAPKLSAGRVQSVATRIIVQRERERMAFRSAEYWDIVAELDASVSDPNAHPPVFNARLVNVDGLRVATGRDFDSVGAVKKPAEVVVLDQASTGALVEGLSGAQLSVSSVEQKPYTRRPYPPFMTSTLQQEAGRKLRFSSERTMSIAQRLYENGYITYMRTDSTTLSESAINAARNQARQLYGEDYVHPTARQYTRKVKNAQEAHEAIRPAGDTFATPDAVRRELESDEFRLYELIWQRTVASQMADARGTTLSLRITGEAAGAEGPRTVTFAASGRTITFAGFLKAYVETVDELAGGEADDAERRLPNLTQGQQVRARQLTPDGHATNPPARYTEASLIKALEELGIGRPSTYSSIIKTIQDRGYVHKKGSALVPSWVAFAVIGLLEQHFARLVDYDFTAAMEDELDGIAAGLEQRSNWLSNFYFGGEHGVEGSIARSGGLKQLVGGNLEGIDAREVNSIKLFDDAEGRAVNVRVGRNGPYLERMIADPDNPGELKPQRANLKDELTPDELTLELAEKAFATPQEGRSLGVDPATGHEIVAKDGRFGPYVTEVLPEPENPDDGSAGTPAKKGKKPTGPKPRTGSLLRTMDLETVTLEDALKLLSLPRVVGVDPNTGEEITAQNGRYGPYLKRGTDSRSLATEEQMFTIDLDEALKIYAEPKRRGRQAAAAPPLRELGVDPVSEKPMVIKDGRFGPYVTDGETNASLRKGDDVLSITDERASELLADRRARGPVKKKAAAKKTAKKTAAKKSPAKKAAKKA